Part of the Micromonospora tarapacensis genome is shown below.
GAAGGTGGACTTCGAGGCGATGCAGAAGCACGCCGAGTCGGAGATCCCGGTCCGCCGGGTGGGCCGGCCCGACGATGTGGCGCACACCATCTCGTTCCTGGCCAGCGAAGGAGCTTCGTTCGTGTCCGGTCAGGTCGTCTACGTCGCCGGCGGGCCCAGGGACTGACCGGTCTCGTTCAGCGGGCCCCCTCCTGCGCACCGGATGTCAGGAGGGGGCCCCTTCCACGTGTCGGCGGGTGTGCCGGAGCCAGGCGAGGCCGAGGATCGGCAACACCAGCGGGATGTAGCCGTAGCCGCTGCCGAGGCCGGACCAGACCGTCTCGTCGGGGAAGAGGTCCGGGCGGGCCAGACTGAAGACGCCGACACCGACGACGCCGACCAGTTCCAGCGCGCAGCAGGCCAGGGCGACCCGGCGGCCCGCGTGACCGGCCCGCGCCAGACCGGCCGCGGCCACGACGTAGACCACCGCGGCGAGCGCGGAGAGCAGGTACGCCAATGGCGCCTCGTCGAACCTGGTGGCGATCTGGAGGGCGGCGCGGCTGCTGGCGGCGATGGCGAAGAGCAGGTAGACCGCGATCAGCAGCCGTCCCGGGCCGGCGTTGGTCCGAGGTCGGGCGGCGCCCAGCTCAGCCACCGAGCACCTGCCAGGTCTGCTGAAGCCGGACCACCACCACCGGCGTCACCAGGCACACCGCGCACACGATCGCCGACCCCCACCGGGTCGGTTCCATCCGGGCCAGCACCGCCGCCAGCGGCGGCAGACAGACCAGCGTGACCAGGTAGCCGAGGAACGCCCCCGGCTCGCCGGGCCGCTCGCCCGCGCCGAGCGCCACGCCGGCCACCACCGCCAGTGCGAGCAGCAGCAACTCCAGCACGGCCAGCCCGATCAACTGCATCCGGTCCGGCGGCCGGTGGCGCAGCGCGGCCACCAGCGCCCACCCGGCGACCAGCAGCGACAGCACGACGGCGGCGACGGCCAGCGCCCCGTCGGCCGGAGAGCCGCTGGTGGCCGCGGCGGTGGCCACCTGGTCCGCCCCGGTGCTCGTTCCGATCACCGGCCCACTCTACTAACCCCCGTAGTAAGAGCGAGCGCCGTGTCGGCCCGGTCGTGTCACGGCGGACGCCGGGCGCGGGCGGTCGCGGGAGACTAGCGTGATCGCTGTCGCGGGTCAGCCGTGGCCAGGCGGGGACGGCGGAGGTACGGAATGCGGTTCGGGTTGTTCGGCACCGGGCACTGGGCGGCGGAGACGCATGCGGCGGCGCTCGAGGCGCACCCGAGAACGGAGCTGGTCGGCGTGTGGGGCCGCAACCCCGACAAGGCCGCCGCGCTGGCCACCCGCTACGGGGTACCGGCGTTCGCGGCGGTCGACTCGCTGATCGAGGCGTGCGACGCCGTTGCCGTCGCACTTCCGCCCGACATCCAGGCGGACATCGCCGTCCGGGCCGCCACCGCCGGGCGGCATCTGCTGCTGGACAAGCCGCTCGCGTTGACCGTGGCCGACGCCGACCGGGTGGTCGAGGCGGCCACGGGCGCGCAGGTGGCGTCGGTGGTCTTCTTCACCGGCCGATACCAACCGGACGTCGCCGGCTTCATCGCCGCGACCGCCGCGGCCGGCGGCTGGCACACCGCCAAGGTGATCCGGTTCGCCTCGATCTTCCAGCCCGGCAGCCCGTACGCGCAGTCACCGTGGCGTCGGGAGCACGGCGCGCTGTGGGACGTCGGCCCGCACGCGCTGGCCGTGCTGCTGCCGGTGCTCGGCCGGGTGGCCCGGGTGGCCGCCACCGACGGTACCGGTGGCCTGGTGCACCTGCTGCTCAGCCATGCCGACGGTGCCACCAGCACGGTTTCGCTGACCCTGGACGCACCGCCCCGCTCGGTCGCCGCGGAGTTCGTCTTCTACGGCGAGAGCGGCATCGAGCGACTCCCCGACGGGGGCGCGAGCCCGGCGACGGCTTTCGGGGTGGCGATCGACCAGTTGCTGGCCGAGGTCGACGCCGGCACCCGCGACCACCGCTGCGACGTGCGCTTCGGCCGCGAGGTGGTGGCCGTTCTCGCCGCCGCCGAGACCGCCCGCGCGCAGGGCACGGTGATCGACGTACCGGCCTGAGTGCGGGCCGGCAAACCCGGCAGGTCGCTGCGTTTGCCCGTCGGGGTGCCGGGTAGCCGCGGGCATGCTGGTACAGCGGCTCGGCGCGCCGAGCGACCTCGATCCGTTGCTGGAGCGTGTCCGGGACGCGCGGGTGGTGATGATCGGGGAGGCGACGCACGGCACCTACGACTACTACCGGGTCCGGGAGCAACTCACCCGCCGCCTGATCGCCGAGTGCGGCTTCTCCTTCGTGGCCGTGGAGGGCGACTGGCCGGACTGCGACCGGGTGCACCGCTCGGTGACCGGTGCGCCTGGTGGACCGGCCGAGCCCCAGGCCGCCCTGGAGCGCTTCGAGCGGTGGCCCACCTGGATGTGGGCCAACGCCGAGGTGGCCCGCTTCTGCCGGTGGCTGCGCGCCTGGAACATGGAGCGGGCGGAGCCGTCCCGGGTCGGGTTCCACGGCCTCGACGTCTACAGCCTCTGGGAGTCGATGCAGGCGATCTTCGACTATCTCGGCGAGGAGGATCCGGCGTCGCTGGAGGCCGCGCAGGACGCGTACCGGTGCTTCGAACCGTACGGCAAGCGGGTCGAGGAGTACGGCGTGGCCAGCCGGTTCGTCTCCGCCCGCTGCGAGCAGGAGGTGATCCGGCTGCTGGCGCGCACCCGGGAACACGCCGCCACCGACGGGCCGGGTGCCTTCGCGGCCTGGCAGAACGCGGAGGTGGTGGCCGGCGCCGAGCGCTACTACCGGGAGATGGTCGCCGGAGGACCGGGGTCGTGGAACATCCGGGACCGGCACATGACCGACACGCTGGACCGGCTGCTCGACCGCTACGGTCCCGAGGCCCGGGGCGTGGTCTGGGCGCACAACACGCACGTCGGCGATGCGCGGGCGACCGACATGGCCGTCGACGGGTTGGTGAACATCGGCCAGCTGGCCCGGGAGCGCTACGGCGCCGAGCAGGTGGCGCTGATCGGCTTCGGCAGCTGGCGTGGCACGGTGATCGCCGCGCCGCGCTGGGGTTCGCCCGCCGAGGCGATGGTGGTGCCACCGGCCCGCGCCGGCTCGCTGGAGGACCGGCTGCACGAGCTGATGCCGGAGCGGGCGGTGCTGGTCTTCGGCGGGCCGGACCAGCCGGGTTGGGTCACCGACACCCTCGATCACCGGGCGATCGGTGTGGTGTACGACCCGTCGTTCGAGGCTTGGGGCAACTACGTGCCGACCCGGCTGGGGCAACGCTACGACGCCCTCATCTGGTGCGACGAGACCACCGCGCTGCACCCGCTGCCCGCGCTGGCCAGTCCGGGCGAGATGGAGACGTACCCGGCCGGCGTCTGAACCGATGCCGTCGGGCCCCCGCCGATCTCGGCGGGGGCCCGACGGCGTGCCGATCAGGCGTCGGCGGTGACCTTCTCGTCGAGGTGGGCGCGCAACTTCTCGCCCTCGATGTCGACGTTGGGCAGGGCCCGGTCCAGCCAGCGGGGCAGCCACCAGGCCACCTTGCCGAGCAGTGACATCACCGCCGGGACGATGGTCATCCGGACCACGAAGGCGTCGATCGCCACGCCGATGGCGAGCGCGAAGCCCATCGACTTGATCACCGGATCGTCGAGGAAGATGAAGCCGCCGAAGACCGAGGTCATGATCAGCGCGGCGGCGGTGACCACCCGGGCACCGTGCCCCATCCCGTTGATGGTGGCCTGCTGGGCGGTGTCGCCGTGGACGAAGTCCTCCCGCATCCGGGAGACCAGGAAGACCTCGTAGTCCATCGCCAGACCGAACAGGATGCCGATCAGCAGGATCGGCAGGAAGCTGATCAGCGGGCCCGGGGTGTCCAGGCCGAGCAGGTCGGCGAGGTGACCCTGCTGGAACACCGCGACCGTGACACCGAAGGTGGCGGCGACGGTGAGCAGGAAGCCCAGGGCCGCCTTGACCGGCACCAGCAGCGAGCGGAACACCAGCATGAGCAGCAGGATCGACAGGCCGACCACCAGCGCCAGGTAGACCGGCAGCGCATCGGAGAGCTTCTCCGAGATGTCGATGCCGATCGCGGTCATGCCGGTGAGCAGCACGTCCGCGCCCTGGATGCCGTCGACGGCGGCGCGGATGTCGTGCACCATCGTCTCGGTGGCCGGGTCGGTCGGGCCGGTCTGTGGGATTACCCCGAGCAGCGCTGTCCGGCCGTCCGGACTGAGCTGCGGCGGCGACACGGCGAGCACGTTCTCCGTCCGCTGGACCAGGGCGGTCACCTGCGGGACGGCCGCGGCGGTGGCCTGGGCGTCGTCACCGGCCACCACCACCGCGAGGCGGCCGGTGAAGCCCGGTCCGAAGCCCTCGGTGATCAGGTCGTTGGAGACCCGTTCGGCGGATCCGGCCGGCGCGGTGCCGGCATCCGGGAGGGCGAGACGCATGTCCGGTGCGGGCAGCGCGAGCAGCCCCAGGCCGAGCACGCCGACCAGGATCACCGGGATCCGGAAGCGGGTGAGAAGCCGGGCCCAGCGGAATCCGAACGTCGAACGGTCCTCACCGGTGACGGGGGCGGTCTCCGGCGCCGCGCGATGGTTCGTCACGTCGCTCTGCTGGGCGGCGCCGTCCTGGGCCGCGCCGGCCGGTGACACCGACGAGCGTAGCCGGCGGGGCAGCGCCCGGCGGCCGGCGAAACCGAGCAGGGCCGGCTGGAGGGTGATCGCCACCAGTACCGCGACGGTCACCGTGCCGGCGGCGGCCAGACCCATCACGGTCAGGAACGGGATGTTCACCACCGCCAGGCCGGCCAGGGCGATGACCACCGTGGCGCCGGCGAAGACCACCGCCGAGCCGGCGGTGCCGACCGCGCGGCCCACCGCCTCGTCGGGCGGCAGGCCGTCGAGCAGGTTCTGGCGGTACCGCGAGGTGATGAAGAGCGAGTAGTCGATGCCGACGGCGAGGCCGAGCATCAGTGCGAGGATCGGCGCGGTGCTGGTCAGCTCGACCGCGCCGCTGAGGGTGAAGAGCCCGGCCATCCCGACGCCGACGCCGATCAGCGCGTTGAGCATGGTCATGCCCGCCGCCACCAGCGAGCCGAAGGTGATCACCAGGACGACGAGGGCCACCGCGACGCCGATCGCCTCGGTGGAACCGATCTCGGGTTCGGTGTTGAGCACCTCGCCGCCGGGCGCCACCTGCCAGCCCTGCGCCTCGGCCTCGGCGCCGACCTCCTCGTACGCCTCCCGCTGCTCGTCGGTCACCTGGTCGGCGCCGCCACCGAACTGCACCTGGATCAGCGCGTACTGGCCGTCGGGGGACACCGCGCCGGACTGGAACGGGTCGACGGCGCCGACCACGCCGGGCACGGTCGCGGCCTCCGCGGTGATCGCCTGGATCACCTCCTGCCCCTCGGGTGCACCGAGTTGGCCTGCCGACGGCGCCTTGACCGCGATGGTGCCGGTGGCACCGGCGGCGGCCGGGAACTGTTCGTCGAGCAGGTCCAGCGCGTGCTGCGACTCGGTGCCGGGCATGGTGAAGTTGCTGGCCGTCGGGCCGCGCAGGGTCGCGGCGGCCAGACCGAGCCCGACGAGTACGACGAGCCAGATCGCGGCGACGAGTCGCCGTCGGCGCATCGAGCCCCGGCCAAGCCGGTAGAGCAGGGTCGCCATGAGGTCCTTTCCCTCGTTCGATGGATGGTGGGACGGGTCAGTGGGTGGGTTCGAGCCCTCGTCGCAGCAGCGCGAGCAGCGCGTCGCCGAGATCCTCGTCGGGTACGTCGGCGAACTCGCCGCAGGTCTCGGCGATGCCGGCGAGCAGGACCAGGGCGCTGATCCGGGCCGAGGGCCGCTGGGGACGGCCGGCGAGGGCGTCGATGAGCCGCTCGGAGATCCGTTGGATGTGCGCGAAACCCGGTCGTTGCAGCAGCTTCGGAAACTCGCCGCGGAGCAGGGCGATCTCGCTGCGGAACCGGACGGCGAGGTCGACGAAGCCCTCGGCGGCGGCCCGCTGCGCCGAAGCCGGGTCGGGCTGGGCGGCGATCCGGTCGTCGAGCGACCGCAGTACACCGATCGCCGGGGCCATCAGCTCGGTGAGGATGGCCTCCTTGTTGGCGAAGTGGTAGAGCACCGCCGCCTTGGAACAGCCCACCTCGCCGGCGATGTCCTGCAACGACGTCCCCCGGTAGCCGGTGGCGGCGAAGCGTCTCGCCGCGGCGGCCAGGATGTCGCCGTGTGTCTGCGCGGTGGAGCGGACCATGGCCC
Proteins encoded:
- a CDS encoding TetR/AcrR family transcriptional regulator: MVRSTAQTHGDILAAAARRFAATGYRGTSLQDIAGEVGCSKAAVLYHFANKEAILTELMAPAIGVLRSLDDRIAAQPDPASAQRAAAEGFVDLAVRFRSEIALLRGEFPKLLQRPGFAHIQRISERLIDALAGRPQRPSARISALVLLAGIAETCGEFADVPDEDLGDALLALLRRGLEPTH
- a CDS encoding MMPL family transporter produces the protein MATLLYRLGRGSMRRRRLVAAIWLVVLVGLGLAAATLRGPTASNFTMPGTESQHALDLLDEQFPAAAGATGTIAVKAPSAGQLGAPEGQEVIQAITAEAATVPGVVGAVDPFQSGAVSPDGQYALIQVQFGGGADQVTDEQREAYEEVGAEAEAQGWQVAPGGEVLNTEPEIGSTEAIGVAVALVVLVITFGSLVAAGMTMLNALIGVGVGMAGLFTLSGAVELTSTAPILALMLGLAVGIDYSLFITSRYRQNLLDGLPPDEAVGRAVGTAGSAVVFAGATVVIALAGLAVVNIPFLTVMGLAAAGTVTVAVLVAITLQPALLGFAGRRALPRRLRSSVSPAGAAQDGAAQQSDVTNHRAAPETAPVTGEDRSTFGFRWARLLTRFRIPVILVGVLGLGLLALPAPDMRLALPDAGTAPAGSAERVSNDLITEGFGPGFTGRLAVVVAGDDAQATAAAVPQVTALVQRTENVLAVSPPQLSPDGRTALLGVIPQTGPTDPATETMVHDIRAAVDGIQGADVLLTGMTAIGIDISEKLSDALPVYLALVVGLSILLLMLVFRSLLVPVKAALGFLLTVAATFGVTVAVFQQGHLADLLGLDTPGPLISFLPILLIGILFGLAMDYEVFLVSRMREDFVHGDTAQQATINGMGHGARVVTAAALIMTSVFGGFIFLDDPVIKSMGFALAIGVAIDAFVVRMTIVPAVMSLLGKVAWWLPRWLDRALPNVDIEGEKLRAHLDEKVTADA
- a CDS encoding erythromycin esterase family protein produces the protein MLVQRLGAPSDLDPLLERVRDARVVMIGEATHGTYDYYRVREQLTRRLIAECGFSFVAVEGDWPDCDRVHRSVTGAPGGPAEPQAALERFERWPTWMWANAEVARFCRWLRAWNMERAEPSRVGFHGLDVYSLWESMQAIFDYLGEEDPASLEAAQDAYRCFEPYGKRVEEYGVASRFVSARCEQEVIRLLARTREHAATDGPGAFAAWQNAEVVAGAERYYREMVAGGPGSWNIRDRHMTDTLDRLLDRYGPEARGVVWAHNTHVGDARATDMAVDGLVNIGQLARERYGAEQVALIGFGSWRGTVIAAPRWGSPAEAMVVPPARAGSLEDRLHELMPERAVLVFGGPDQPGWVTDTLDHRAIGVVYDPSFEAWGNYVPTRLGQRYDALIWCDETTALHPLPALASPGEMETYPAGV
- a CDS encoding Gfo/Idh/MocA family protein codes for the protein MRFGLFGTGHWAAETHAAALEAHPRTELVGVWGRNPDKAAALATRYGVPAFAAVDSLIEACDAVAVALPPDIQADIAVRAATAGRHLLLDKPLALTVADADRVVEAATGAQVASVVFFTGRYQPDVAGFIAATAAAGGWHTAKVIRFASIFQPGSPYAQSPWRREHGALWDVGPHALAVLLPVLGRVARVAATDGTGGLVHLLLSHADGATSTVSLTLDAPPRSVAAEFVFYGESGIERLPDGGASPATAFGVAIDQLLAEVDAGTRDHRCDVRFGREVVAVLAAAETARAQGTVIDVPA